GTTGAGGGCAAAGATGCGCTGCTTCAGGCCGCTTTCGATCTGCTGCCAGTCATCGGCCGAGACGATGCGCGGGATGATGTCAAAGGGAAAGATCTTTTCCGTACCCTCTTCGCGGCCGTAGACATTGAAGGTAATGCCCATTTTGAACAACAGGGTCTCGGCCGCCTTCTGGCGCAGGGCCAATTCACCCGGCGGCAGCGACTCGATCTTGTCCACCAGCAGTTGCGCGCCGGGTCGGGGTGTGCCCTGTGCATCCATCAGTTCGTCGTAATAATCCTCCGGATCATAGCTTTCAAAGAGTTTCATACCGCCCTCCCCTCTTCCGAGGCGCATTGGATAAATATCGTCTATCGATCACTGAACCGACTGAAATCGAAACTGTCCGGGGCCGAGCGGCCAATTCATTCGCGACCACCAGACAGGTATCGATTATGTGAGCAAACAGCATTTTACATGCCAACGGTAATCCTGTCTTCCCTTTGCAAAGGCGTAATCAACTATTTACAGAAAAGGAATGAATCGTAAGGATTCGGGAATCGGTCTATTGGTGGACAAAGCCTGCGACCTGCCGCTTTCATATTACATATCAGTATAAATAATCGCAAATTACTACAAGATTGTAATTTTATTCCTTGCGAACCTCGAGCATGGCCATGCTACAGACAAAAACAACTGCGCGTGATAAAATGAATGGAAGATTTAGAGTCGCAATCCCGAAATTCGTTTCAAAAGGCAACGCAAAACAACTGCGCCAATGAACCGTACCTACCAGCTTCTTGACCACACCGCAGACCTGCGCATGCGCGTCACCGGCGCCAGCCGGGCCGAACTATTCCAGAACGCCGGCCTGGCCCTGGCCGACCTGATCTGCGATCCGGACACCCTGACATCGACGCAAACAGTCGGCATCGATGTCACCGGCGACGATCCGGCCGATCTGATGGTCAATTTCCTGCGCGAACTGCTCTACCTGTGGACCGGAAAAGAAAAACTGGTTAAGATGGTATCTATCTCCGAAGTTTCCGATACCGCACTGGCCGCACACATCGCTGTGGCGAACTATGACGCTCGGCGCCACACCCTTTTAAACGAGATCAAGGCGGTGACGTACCACCAGATCTCGGTGGAGCCGGTCGAGGACGGCTGGCAGGCGACCGTGGTGTTTGATATTTGAGTGAATTGGCTGAGAACGCCTTGATTTTTATTTGCAGGTATCATGGCAAACGAATTTAATATCAGATAGTTATAATATATATCGCAAAAAGTCTTCTATCTGCCCAGTTTATAGAGGTTCTCAATGATGACTAAAGGCATTTTTCAGCAACCGGCGAATTTCATCTGGTCCATAGCCAATCAGCTATGCGGGATTACAGAATGAAGGAATTAATCCAAGAAATCCGTGAACTGATTCGTTCCGCCCGCCAGACGGTAATACGCTCCGTCGATCTGATCCAAGTGCTGACCAACTTCGAAATCGGCCGCCGTATCGTCGAGCATGAACAAGGGGGCGCAAAGCGGGCGGCCTACGGCAAGGGACTGCTCAAGGAACTCTCCATGGCATTGACCGCTGAGTTTGGAAGGGGATTCTCCAGGTCGAATTTGCAGAACATGCGTAAATTTTATTTGGCTTACAGCGAACGGCTTTCTGAAAAATGCCAGACGTCATCTGGCATTTTGCCGTTTTCCGAAAAAAGCCAGACATCGTCTGGTAATTTGGAAGTTGGGGGGCTTCCAGGAACATGGCGAACGGTATCTGCCGGATTCAAATCCCCTTTCAAACTTAGCTGGTCACAGTATGTTTTCCTGATCTCCATCGACAACTCTGATGAGCGCAGCTTCTACGAAATTGAAGCCACCGGTGGCGGATGGACTCTCCCCGAGCTAAAACGCCAGTTCAATTCCGGCCTGTATGAACGGCTGGCCCTTAGCCGCGATAAAGAAAGGATGAAGCAACTGGCATGCGAAGGCCAGCTCCTCACCCGGACCGAGGATCTGCTCAAGGAACCCTATGTACTGGAATTTCTGGGTCTCGACGAAAAGGCGAAATATTCCGAGTCGGATCTGGAAAGCGCCATCATCGACAAGCTCGAAACCTTCCTGCTTGAACTGGGCAAAGGTTTTCTCTTCGAAGCCCGCCAAAAACGCTTCACTTTCGACGAGGAGCATTTTTTCGTCGATTTGGTTTTCTACAACCGGTTGCTACGCTGCTATGTCCTGATCGATCTGAAGATCGGAAAATTGAGCCACGGTGATCTCGGCCAGATGCAGATGTACGTCAACTATTTTGACCGATTTGTGAAATTGACGAATGAAGCGCCCACGGTTGGCATCCTGCTATGCAAAAAGAAGCACGATGCCCTGGTGGAAATCACCCTGCCCAAGGAAGCCAATATCCACGCCCGGGAATACCAGCTCTATTTGCCCGATAAGGAGTTGTTGCGCAGAAAACTGAGGGAATGGGGTAAAGAAGTTGACAAATAAGCTATAGTTACACCAACCCAGAATGGCGAACCGTTCCACTTTTCACCCACTGTTCATAAGTTTGGACATTGATTTCATCAGTATCTCTATTCTCGTATAAATTACAATCCTCCCCGCCATTCTAAGAGGTGGCCATGGAACTCAAAGCAATCTCCCCTTTCTGCCACGAAATCCCCCGTACCGGCGACATGCGCGTGCCCGGCCGGATCTTCATGAGCCGTCGCATGGCCGCCGGACTGAGCGAGGAAGAAGCCCTCAAGCAGGTGGCCAACGTCGCTACCCTGCCCGGCATCCTCACCGCCGCCATGGCCATGCCCGACATGCACTGGGGCTACGGATTTCCCATCGGCGGGGTGGCGGCATTCGACTGGAAGACCGGCGTCATCTCCCCCGGCGGCGTGGGCTACGACATCAACTGCGGGGTGCGCCTGGCAGCGACCGGTCTGGAAGAAAAGGACATTCGCCCCGTGGCGGAGCGTTTAGTTACGGCCCTGTTTCAGAACATCCCCACCGGTGTGGGGTCCACGGGTTCGGTAAAATTGTCCGTCAAGGAAGAAATGAAAGTTTTAAAGCAGGGCGGGGCCTGGGCCGTGCGCCAGGGCCTGGGCGATGCCGCAGATGTGGAGCGCACCGAGGACGGCGGCTGCATGGCCGAAGCCGACCCGTCGGTGATCAGCCAGCGGGCACTGGAACGGGGTCTTAAACAGCTCGGCACCCTGGGTTCCGGCAATCATTTTCTGGAAGTAGGCGTGGTGGACGAGATCTTCGACGAGGATGCGGCCCGCGCCTTCGGACTGTTCGAAAAACAAATTACCGTTCTTCTGCATACCGGCTCACGGGGCCTGGGCTACCAGGTCTGTGACGACGCCCTGGCCTTCATGAACAAACACGTCAAGACGCTGGGCATCCAGCTGCCCGACCGACAACTCTCCTGCGCCATGATCCGCTCGCCGGAAGGAGAACGCTACTTTTCCGCCATGGCCTGCGCGGCCAACTATGCCTGGGCCAACCGCCAGATCCTTTTGCACCGCGCCCGGGAAACCTTCCAGCAGGTGCTGGGCATCGGCCCGCGGGATCTGGCCATGCACCAAGTCTATGATATCTGCCATAACATCGCCAAGCGGGAAACGCATATCGTGGACGGCAGCCCCCGGGAGGTCTGCGTGCATCGCAAAGGCGCCACGCGAGCCTTTGCCCCCGGCCATCCGGCGGTACCAGCGATTTATCGCCATGTAGGCCAGCCCATCCTCATCCCCGGCGACATGGGCACCGCCTCTTACGTCCTGGCCGGCACCCAAAAGGCCATGGAAGAGAGTTTCGGTTCCACCTGCCACGGCGCCGGGAGGGTGCTGAGCCGCACGGCCGCCAAAAAACAGAGCAAGGGACGCGCCATCCACCGGGAATTGGCCGACAAGGGCATCCTGGTCAAATGGACCGGCCGCAGCACCCTGGCCGAGGAGATGCCCGACGCCTACAAGGACATCGACCAGGTAGTGGAAAGCGTCCATGGGGCCGGCATCTCGAAGAAGGTTGCCCGGCTGCGGCCGCTTTTGGTAATCAAAGGGTAACGGTAACGTTTCAACACCTTATCCCTGATATGGACCTATAATAGTTATGCTTCCCTTGGATAGATTTTGAAAATTGAACGTTGACAAGGCGTACGATCAGATATAATTTTAACGTACGCTATTGGTCGGATATTTTCGTTGGAGGTAAAGCATCATGGAAGTCAGCCCATCCGAACTCAGAAAAAACATCTATAACCTGCTTGATCAGGTTTTAGAAACGGGGATCCCAATAGAAATCAAACGCAAAGGAAAAAAATTAAAAATCATTCCTTCCGATCCTGTTTCAAAGTTCGCCAAATTGGATGAGCATCCCGATTGTATCGTCGGTGACCCCGAAGAATTGGTTCACCTGGACTGGTCCGACGACTGGAATCCAAATATATGATCTACCTGGACACACACGTAGCGATATGGCTGTATGCCGGCAAACTCGATCTGATCAGCCCAAATGCCCGGCAAGCCATGGAAGATGAACCCGAGTTGCTGATCTCGCCGATGGTATTGCTGGAACTCGATTTTCTTTATGAAATTGAAAGAATTCGGGTGGATTCGGATCGGATCGGCACCTACCTGAACCAGAAAATCGGATTGGCGGTTTGTGATAAAAGCTTTGAACTGGTTTGCAAAACGGCTGCAAAGCAGCAATGGACAAGAGATCCTTTCGACCGGTTAATCACCGCGCAGGCAGCCATCGCATCGAACGGATTAATCACGAAAGATCGGATAATACATGAGTACTATCCACAGGCGTTGTGGTAAATAGTGACAAATCCGTAAAAAGCCCGATATCGGCGTTACGCTTCATCCTCCGTCACTGCGGCGTACCCTAAGTACGCCTCATTCCTACGGATTCGCAAGCCTTGATCTCGACCTTTTTACGAATTCGTCTGATTGGCGACTTCTAAGGAAGTGATATCTGTTCAGGAACAGTTTTGCGTGGGAGCGGCGTCCCCGCCGCGATGATTACCGACTAAATCGCGGCTGGAAGCCGCTCCCACGACTCCACCACTTCCTTTCGGGTGTGTGGCCACAAGTGGTCTGAAAAGCTTTTTACGGGCCTGTCAAATAGCGGATTGCCCATTTTGATTTTTTCGCGGCCATGGGCCGCCCCTACAGGGGTGAGGAATTCGTCGGCTCCCGCACGCCCTGTAGGAACTGCTCAAATAATTTGCAGGGTCGGACACGCCCTACCGCGACGGCCGCAAATAAGCCCCCCAATAGCCCAACCCCACAAATACGGCCCCACCAATAATATTGCCGATGGTCACGGGAATCAGGTTGTTGACCACGAACGCCCCCCAGGTGATGGTGGACACATCGATCCCGGCAGGAGCCAATCCGGCCCATCGGCTGAGGAAGATGCCCGTGGGAATGAAGTACATATTGGCGACGCAGTGCTCGAAGCCGATGGCCACGAAGCCCATGATGGGAAAGAAAATGGCGAAGATTTTACTGATCGTCTGCCGGGCTGCCAGAGCCATCCACACGGCCAGGCAAACCAGCCAGTTACACCCAATGGCTCGGATGAAGGCTTCGCCCCAAGTTAGGTGCACCTTGGCATAGGCGGTCTTTACCGCCACCAGCCCCAAGGCGCTGTCGCCCGTTTTCCAGAGCCCCGAAAAGTAAAACAACAGCGCCAGCAGAATCGAACCGATGAAATTGGCGAAGTAAACCAGGCCCCACTTGGCGAGTACTTTCTGCCAGGTGGTCCGGCCGGTGATCACGCTGGAAACCATAAGGTTGTTGCCGGTGAACAGCTCGGCCCCGGCGATGACCACCAGCATCAGGCCCAGGCTGAAGGCCGCTCCGGCAATCAGCTTTTTCAGGCCGACCCCCACATGCGGCGCCAGGTCAAAAGTCACCGTGGCGGAAAAAAGGCCGCCAAACCCGATGTAAGCCCCGGCCATGATCCCCAGGACAAAAAGGGAGAGCCAGGGGGAGGTCGCCTTGGCCACCCCCACGGTTTGGGCTACGGTTTCGGCGATAATTTTGGGTCCCTTGTCGTCCACGCTCTGGGTGGGGAACTGCTCCATGAACTTGGCGAACAATCCCAGCGTCTTTTTCTCTTGAAGCACTTTTTCCGAAATGGCCTTGTTCACGGTTTTGGTTATTTCCTCCGGGGTAAAGGGTTTGGGCAGATAGTCCATGGCCCCCCGTTTCATGGCATCGGTGGCGCGGTCCACGGAGGGAAAGCCGCTGATCATCACCACCGCCGATTCCGGCGCCAGGGTCTGAAGCCGCGACACCACGTCCATGCCGTCGAGCTGCGGCATGTGCCAGTCGCACAGGATGACCGTATAGGCTTTGCTTCTGGCAAGCTCCAGACCATCCAGGGGATTGGTCGTTGTGGTAACCTCAAACCCCTCCTCGGTGAAAATTCGCTGACAGGATGTCAGCACCGCCATGTCGTCGTCTATGATCAACATCGTTTGTGTCATTTGCCAGTCCCTCCATCGATAGCAAAGCGTTTTGGGTTCTCTTGAATCGTATGTTGTACGGCTTCCAGTAATTCTTCCGGTGTAAACGGTTTGGCAATGCAGTGATTGGCTCCCGATTGGCTGCTTTTTTCGATGGTTTCTGCAACCGAATAGCCGCTCATCATCAAAATGGGCAGGTCCGGCCGAATCCGCCGGGCGCGGGCGATCATTTCGAATCCATCCTTCCCCGGCATCTTGATGTCGGTCAGCATGAGGTCGAAGTCCCCGCGATTCAACGCCTGTTCCCCTTCTTCCACCGAGCGCGCCGTGCGGATCTCCATCCCTTCCGCCTCCAGCACCCTTTGGCAACTTTGGATGACGATGGCATCGTCATCGACGATCAGTACTCTCATAACCGGACCTCCGCAGAAATTCACACCCCCTCGGGGGGATGTTCGGGCAGCCAGATGGTGAAGGTCGTGCCCGATCCTGGTTTCGATTTCACATCGATGGTGCCGCCATGCCGCTGGATAATGCCGGCGGATACGGCCAATCCCAGTCCGGTCCCCTTCCCCGCCGGTTTGGTGGTGAAAAAGGGATCGAACAGTTTGTCCATGTACTCGGGCGAAATGCCGCTGCCCGTATCGGCAATCCTGATTTCAACGCCTCCGGATTCACCCTTTGCCGCTTTTTGGGTCTGTATGTCGATCCGGCCCCCGGCGTCCATCGCATCGAAAGCATTGAGAATCATGTTGATCAGGACGCTCTGGCACTGGTTTCGATCAAGAAGCAGAACGGGCAGATCGTTGCCCGCATTGAAAACGAGGTCGATGCCTTTGATGAGGCCCTGGTTTTCCATCAGCCGCACGCTGTCCTCGATCAGGCGGTTGATATCCATGGTGACGGGCGAAAGCTCCGTCTGACGGGAGAAATCGAGGAGGCTTTTGACAATGGCCCTGACCCTTTCGGTCTGGGAGGCAACCAACTCGAGGTCGCTGCGCACCGATTCCGGGATGTCCTTGCGGCGCAGGATCAAATGGGTAAATGTCAGCACCGCCGTCAGCGGGTTGTTGATCTCGTGGGCCACGCCGGCGGCCAGTTTGCCGACGCTGGCGTGCTTTTCCGATTGGATCAACCGGGTCTCGCTCTCCTTTTGCTGAAGTTTTTCCCTTTCCCGCAGCGCCTCGACCATGGTTATGAACTTTTCCTGCAGCCGGCCGATATCGTCCTTTGAAACCGGGCCGATATCGGGATGGAGGTTCCCGCTGGAAATTTCCGAACTGGCGCGGATCAGATAGCTCACCGGCCGCATGATCCGTCCGGTGAAAAACCAG
This window of the uncultured Desulfosarcina sp. genome carries:
- a CDS encoding formate/nitrite family transporter, which encodes MTQTMLIIDDDMAVLTSCQRIFTEEGFEVTTTTNPLDGLELARSKAYTVILCDWHMPQLDGMDVVSRLQTLAPESAVVMISGFPSVDRATDAMKRGAMDYLPKPFTPEEITKTVNKAISEKVLQEKKTLGLFAKFMEQFPTQSVDDKGPKIIAETVAQTVGVAKATSPWLSLFVLGIMAGAYIGFGGLFSATVTFDLAPHVGVGLKKLIAGAAFSLGLMLVVIAGAELFTGNNLMVSSVITGRTTWQKVLAKWGLVYFANFIGSILLALLFYFSGLWKTGDSALGLVAVKTAYAKVHLTWGEAFIRAIGCNWLVCLAVWMALAARQTISKIFAIFFPIMGFVAIGFEHCVANMYFIPTGIFLSRWAGLAPAGIDVSTITWGAFVVNNLIPVTIGNIIGGAVFVGLGYWGAYLRPSR
- a CDS encoding archease, with the protein product MNRTYQLLDHTADLRMRVTGASRAELFQNAGLALADLICDPDTLTSTQTVGIDVTGDDPADLMVNFLRELLYLWTGKEKLVKMVSISEVSDTALAAHIAVANYDARRHTLLNEIKAVTYHQISVEPVEDGWQATVVFDI
- a CDS encoding RtcB family protein, whose translation is MELKAISPFCHEIPRTGDMRVPGRIFMSRRMAAGLSEEEALKQVANVATLPGILTAAMAMPDMHWGYGFPIGGVAAFDWKTGVISPGGVGYDINCGVRLAATGLEEKDIRPVAERLVTALFQNIPTGVGSTGSVKLSVKEEMKVLKQGGAWAVRQGLGDAADVERTEDGGCMAEADPSVISQRALERGLKQLGTLGSGNHFLEVGVVDEIFDEDAARAFGLFEKQITVLLHTGSRGLGYQVCDDALAFMNKHVKTLGIQLPDRQLSCAMIRSPEGERYFSAMACAANYAWANRQILLHRARETFQQVLGIGPRDLAMHQVYDICHNIAKRETHIVDGSPREVCVHRKGATRAFAPGHPAVPAIYRHVGQPILIPGDMGTASYVLAGTQKAMEESFGSTCHGAGRVLSRTAAKKQSKGRAIHRELADKGILVKWTGRSTLAEEMPDAYKDIDQVVESVHGAGISKKVARLRPLLVIKG
- a CDS encoding PDDEXK nuclease domain-containing protein, with the translated sequence MKELIQEIRELIRSARQTVIRSVDLIQVLTNFEIGRRIVEHEQGGAKRAAYGKGLLKELSMALTAEFGRGFSRSNLQNMRKFYLAYSERLSEKCQTSSGILPFSEKSQTSSGNLEVGGLPGTWRTVSAGFKSPFKLSWSQYVFLISIDNSDERSFYEIEATGGGWTLPELKRQFNSGLYERLALSRDKERMKQLACEGQLLTRTEDLLKEPYVLEFLGLDEKAKYSESDLESAIIDKLETFLLELGKGFLFEARQKRFTFDEEHFFVDLVFYNRLLRCYVLIDLKIGKLSHGDLGQMQMYVNYFDRFVKLTNEAPTVGILLCKKKHDALVEITLPKEANIHAREYQLYLPDKELLRRKLREWGKEVDK
- a CDS encoding response regulator, translating into MRVLIVDDDAIVIQSCQRVLEAEGMEIRTARSVEEGEQALNRGDFDLMLTDIKMPGKDGFEMIARARRIRPDLPILMMSGYSVAETIEKSSQSGANHCIAKPFTPEELLEAVQHTIQENPKRFAIDGGTGK
- a CDS encoding type II toxin-antitoxin system Phd/YefM family antitoxin, producing the protein MEVSPSELRKNIYNLLDQVLETGIPIEIKRKGKKLKIIPSDPVSKFAKLDEHPDCIVGDPEELVHLDWSDDWNPNI
- a CDS encoding PIN domain-containing protein, translated to MIYLDTHVAIWLYAGKLDLISPNARQAMEDEPELLISPMVLLELDFLYEIERIRVDSDRIGTYLNQKIGLAVCDKSFELVCKTAAKQQWTRDPFDRLITAQAAIASNGLITKDRIIHEYYPQALW